A section of the Enterococcus montenegrensis genome encodes:
- a CDS encoding pyruvate carboxylase, which yields MKKILVANRGEIAIRVFRACSELQIGTVGIYAAEDEYSVHRFKADEAYLVGKGKKPIDAYLDIEDIIRIAKESGAEGIHPGYGFLSENLAFAKRCAEEGLVFIGPSVHHLDIFGDKIKAKEAAIAAGIQSIPGTDGPVASIDEVLAFAATHGYPIMIKAALGGGGRGMRVAHDEKEAKDGYERAKSEAKAAFGSDEVYVEKYIGNPKHIEVQILGDNHGNIVHLFERDCSVQRRHQKVVEVAPCVSLNDAKREEICQAAVQLMKHVGYINAGTVEFLVEEDQFYFIEVNPRVQVEHTITEMITDIDIVTSQILIAEGKNLHTEIGIPKQEAITYKGAAIQCRITTEDPVNNFMPDTGKIDTYRSPGGFGVRLDVGNAYAGAIVTPYFDSLLVKVCTHASTFEQAIQKMQRCLREFRIRGVKTNMPFMSNVINHPEFQSGDAKTTFIDNTPALFIFPSTRDRGNKTMKYISEITINGFPGIEKNKKKYYGEARLPHKLIEPKKNILSAKNILDDKGADAVVNWVKDQKKLLLTDTTFRDAHQSLLATRVRTHDFEKIAAKTQIALPELFSAEMWGGATFDVAYRFLNEDPWVRLKTLRKLMPNTLFQMLFRGSNAVGYSNYPDNVIAEFIKEAAKQGIDVFRIFDSLNWLPQMEKSIQAVRDNGKIAEAAICYTGDLNDPSRAKYNVDYYKNMAKELEQAGAHIIAIKDMAGLLKPRAAYRLVSELKATVSLPIHLHTHDTSGNGIITYSAATQAGVDIVDVATSAMSSSTSQPSMNSLYFALDQDERQPEINIDNAQQLNHYWEDVRMFYKPFESGLNAPQTEVYKHEMPGGQYSNLQQQAKAVGLEERWDEIKEMYQTVNLMFGDIVKVTPSSKVVGDMALFMVQNNLSEKDVYDRGDEYNFPESVITFFQGELGQPVGGFPAELQKIILKGRPAFTVRPGSLAEPVNFEKVKKELAKKIGYEPKNEEVLSYLMYPQVFLDYRSAYEKFADITVLDTPTFFQGMRLGETINVEIEKGKILIIRLDEIGEPDIEGNRVLFFNLNGQRREVVVKDTSIISSVQTKQKAEPTNKEQIGATMPGSVLEVLVKKGDKVKQGDTLLITEAMKMETAIEARFDGVVKHIYVSSGEPIAQDDLLIEITES from the coding sequence ATGAAAAAAATTCTCGTTGCTAACCGTGGTGAAATTGCCATTCGTGTTTTCCGTGCCTGCTCAGAATTACAAATAGGGACGGTGGGTATTTATGCTGCCGAAGATGAATACTCAGTTCATCGTTTTAAAGCTGATGAAGCTTATTTAGTTGGCAAGGGGAAAAAACCAATCGATGCGTATTTGGATATTGAAGATATTATTCGAATTGCAAAAGAATCCGGTGCAGAAGGAATCCACCCAGGTTATGGCTTCCTTTCTGAAAATTTAGCATTTGCCAAACGTTGTGCCGAAGAAGGATTGGTATTCATTGGGCCAAGCGTTCACCATCTTGATATTTTTGGTGACAAAATTAAAGCCAAAGAAGCAGCGATTGCGGCTGGTATTCAATCGATTCCTGGGACTGATGGACCAGTAGCTTCAATTGATGAGGTTTTAGCGTTTGCTGCAACTCATGGCTATCCGATTATGATTAAAGCTGCTTTAGGTGGCGGCGGTCGTGGAATGCGGGTAGCTCATGATGAAAAAGAGGCAAAAGATGGCTATGAACGAGCAAAAAGTGAGGCCAAAGCCGCTTTTGGTAGTGATGAAGTCTATGTTGAAAAATATATTGGCAATCCTAAACATATCGAGGTTCAAATCTTAGGAGATAATCATGGCAATATTGTTCATTTATTTGAACGGGATTGTTCTGTTCAACGACGCCATCAAAAAGTAGTAGAAGTAGCACCATGTGTTTCTTTAAATGACGCTAAACGTGAAGAAATTTGTCAAGCAGCTGTGCAGTTGATGAAACATGTTGGCTACATTAATGCTGGGACAGTTGAGTTCTTAGTTGAAGAAGATCAATTTTATTTCATTGAAGTTAACCCTCGTGTTCAAGTTGAACACACCATTACCGAGATGATTACAGATATTGATATTGTCACATCTCAAATTCTAATTGCAGAAGGTAAAAATTTGCATACAGAAATTGGAATTCCAAAGCAAGAAGCAATCACTTATAAAGGTGCAGCGATTCAATGTCGGATCACAACAGAAGATCCGGTTAACAATTTCATGCCCGATACAGGTAAAATTGATACGTATCGTTCTCCTGGTGGTTTTGGCGTGCGACTTGATGTAGGCAATGCCTATGCTGGTGCGATTGTTACGCCTTACTTTGACTCGTTATTGGTGAAAGTCTGTACACACGCTAGTACTTTTGAACAGGCAATTCAAAAAATGCAACGTTGTTTGCGGGAATTTCGGATTCGCGGTGTGAAAACCAATATGCCTTTTATGTCAAATGTCATTAACCATCCTGAATTTCAAAGTGGTGATGCGAAAACGACCTTTATTGACAATACACCGGCATTGTTTATTTTTCCTTCAACACGAGATCGTGGGAATAAAACAATGAAGTACATCAGTGAAATTACCATCAATGGTTTTCCTGGTATTGAAAAAAATAAAAAGAAATATTATGGAGAAGCGAGACTTCCCCATAAATTGATTGAACCTAAAAAAAATATTTTAAGTGCCAAAAACATCTTAGATGACAAAGGCGCGGATGCTGTCGTTAATTGGGTTAAAGATCAAAAGAAACTATTATTAACGGACACGACTTTTCGAGATGCTCATCAAAGTCTTTTAGCAACGCGGGTAAGAACCCATGATTTTGAAAAAATAGCAGCTAAAACCCAAATTGCTTTACCAGAATTGTTTTCTGCAGAGATGTGGGGAGGCGCTACTTTTGATGTCGCCTACCGCTTTTTAAATGAAGACCCTTGGGTACGCCTAAAAACATTGCGCAAATTAATGCCAAATACATTATTTCAGATGTTGTTTAGAGGCTCCAATGCGGTCGGGTATTCTAATTATCCAGATAATGTTATTGCTGAATTTATTAAAGAAGCCGCTAAGCAAGGAATTGATGTTTTCCGGATTTTTGATAGCTTAAATTGGTTGCCGCAAATGGAAAAAAGTATTCAAGCAGTCCGCGACAATGGCAAAATTGCTGAAGCTGCGATTTGTTATACAGGGGATTTAAACGATCCAAGCCGTGCTAAATATAATGTGGATTACTATAAAAATATGGCCAAAGAATTGGAGCAGGCCGGAGCGCATATCATTGCAATCAAAGATATGGCGGGCTTGTTAAAACCACGAGCAGCTTATCGTTTAGTCAGTGAATTAAAAGCTACCGTTTCTTTGCCAATTCATTTGCATACGCATGATACTAGCGGCAATGGTATCATCACATATTCGGCTGCGACACAAGCCGGCGTTGATATCGTGGACGTTGCCACCAGTGCAATGAGTTCTTCAACTAGTCAGCCAAGTATGAACAGTTTGTACTTTGCTTTAGATCAAGATGAAAGACAGCCAGAAATCAATATTGACAATGCCCAACAGTTAAATCATTACTGGGAAGATGTTCGCATGTTTTATAAACCTTTTGAAAGTGGCTTAAATGCACCACAAACAGAAGTTTACAAACATGAAATGCCAGGAGGTCAATATTCCAACTTGCAACAACAAGCAAAAGCAGTTGGTTTAGAAGAGCGCTGGGATGAAATCAAAGAGATGTATCAAACCGTTAATTTAATGTTTGGTGATATCGTGAAAGTAACCCCATCTTCAAAAGTTGTAGGGGATATGGCGTTATTCATGGTACAAAATAATTTAAGTGAAAAAGATGTTTATGATCGTGGTGATGAATACAACTTCCCAGAATCAGTGATTACGTTTTTCCAAGGGGAGCTTGGGCAACCAGTTGGTGGATTCCCAGCAGAGCTGCAAAAAATCATCTTAAAAGGCCGGCCAGCCTTCACAGTACGTCCAGGATCATTAGCTGAACCTGTCAATTTTGAAAAAGTCAAAAAAGAATTAGCAAAAAAAATTGGCTATGAACCAAAAAATGAAGAAGTATTGAGTTATTTAATGTATCCGCAAGTTTTTCTAGATTACCGTTCTGCTTATGAAAAATTTGCTGATATTACGGTTTTAGATACACCAACATTTTTCCAAGGCATGCGCTTAGGAGAAACAATTAATGTCGAAATTGAAAAAGGTAAAATTTTAATCATTCGCCTTGATGAGATTGGTGAACCAGATATTGAAGGAAATCGTGTTTTATTCTTTAACTTAAACGGACAACGCCGGGAAGTAGTGGTTAAAGATACATCAATTATCAGTTCAGTCCAAACCAAACAAAAAGCAGAACCAACCAACAAAGAACAAATTGGGGCTACGATGCCTGGTTCGGTGTTAGAAGTTCTAGTGAAAAAAGGCGATAAAGTGAAACAAGGTGATACCTTATTGATTACAGAAGCCATGAAAATGGAAACGGCAATTGAAGCCCGTTTTGATGGTGTCGTCAAGCATATTTATGTGTCTAGTGGCGAGCCTATCGCCCAAGACGATCTATTAATTGAAATTACTGAAAGTTAG
- the rsmD gene encoding 16S rRNA (guanine(966)-N(2))-methyltransferase RsmD, protein MRVVAGEYGGRKLKSLPGDNTRPTTDKVKGAIFNMIGPFFDGGTCLDLYSGSGGLAIEAISRGMAHAYCVERNFKAMQVIKDNVAITKEPEKFTLLKKDAKHALDQFIAEEKQFDLILLDPPYAKQQLIAELEAMVKNNLLTNQAVVVCETAKEVILPIQIANLNQIRQQNYGITSVTIYRNEASHA, encoded by the coding sequence ATGAGAGTCGTGGCAGGAGAATATGGTGGCCGAAAATTAAAAAGTTTGCCAGGGGATAATACACGTCCCACAACAGATAAAGTGAAGGGCGCTATATTTAATATGATTGGACCTTTTTTTGATGGTGGCACTTGTCTGGACTTATATAGTGGTAGTGGCGGTCTGGCGATTGAAGCGATATCCCGTGGAATGGCGCATGCTTATTGTGTCGAGCGTAATTTTAAAGCAATGCAAGTCATTAAAGATAATGTCGCAATTACCAAAGAACCAGAAAAATTTACCCTCTTAAAAAAAGATGCCAAACATGCTTTGGACCAATTTATTGCAGAAGAAAAACAATTTGATTTGATTCTTTTAGATCCGCCTTATGCCAAGCAGCAGTTGATTGCGGAGCTTGAAGCGATGGTCAAAAATAATCTATTGACCAATCAGGCAGTAGTGGTTTGTGAAACAGCAAAAGAAGTTATTTTACCAATTCAAATTGCTAATTTAAACCAAATAAGACAACAAAATTACGGTATCACTAGCGTAACAATTTATAGAAATGAGGCGTCTCATGCGTAA
- the typA gene encoding translational GTPase TypA, with the protein MKLRNDIRNVAIIAHVDHGKTTLVDELLKQSDTLDSHTHLEERAMDSNALEKERGITILAKNTAVEYQGTKINIMDTPGHADFGGEVERIMKMVDGVVLVVDAYEGTMPQTRFVLKKALEQHLTPIVVVNKIDKDSARPAEVVDEVLELFIELGADEDQLEFPVIYASAVNGTSSLSDDPSQQEHTMSPIFDTIIEHIPAPIDNSDEPLQFQVSLLDYNDYVGRIGIGRVFRGKIAVGDQVSLIKLDGTIKNFRVTKLFGFFGLKRLEIKEAKAGDLIAVSGMEDIFVGETVTPVEHQDALPILHIDEPTLQMTFLVNNSPFAGREGKWVTARKIEERLMSQLQTDVSLRVDPIAPDAWTVSGRGELHLSILIENMRREGYELQVSRPEVIERIVDGVKCEPFERVQIDTPEEYMGSVIEALGQRKAEMQDMIHVGNGQIRLVFLAPARGLIGFTTEFLSMTRGYGIMNHTFDQYLPMIQGTIGGRHHGALVSMENGKATTYSIMSVEERGTVFVEPGTEVYEGMIVGENSRDNDLAVNIVKAKQMTNVRSATKDQTSVIKKPRILTLEESLEFLNDDEYCEVTPESIRLRKQILNKNEREKAAKKKKTADK; encoded by the coding sequence TTGAAATTAAGAAATGATATTCGCAATGTGGCCATTATCGCCCACGTTGACCATGGTAAAACGACACTCGTAGATGAATTATTGAAACAATCCGATACCCTAGACAGCCACACACACTTAGAAGAGCGTGCCATGGACTCCAACGCCTTGGAAAAAGAACGTGGTATTACGATTTTGGCAAAGAATACTGCCGTCGAATATCAAGGTACTAAAATTAACATTATGGACACACCGGGACACGCGGACTTCGGTGGTGAAGTAGAACGAATCATGAAAATGGTTGACGGTGTTGTTTTAGTTGTTGATGCATACGAAGGTACCATGCCCCAAACACGTTTTGTGTTGAAAAAAGCTTTAGAACAACATTTAACACCAATTGTAGTTGTAAATAAAATTGACAAAGACTCAGCACGTCCGGCAGAAGTTGTCGATGAAGTTTTAGAATTATTCATCGAATTAGGTGCAGATGAAGATCAATTGGAATTCCCAGTGATTTATGCTTCTGCTGTAAACGGAACTTCTAGTTTATCTGATGATCCAAGTCAACAAGAACATACGATGTCGCCAATTTTTGACACAATTATTGAGCACATCCCAGCTCCAATTGACAACAGTGATGAACCATTGCAATTCCAAGTTTCTTTACTTGATTATAATGATTACGTTGGTCGTATCGGAATTGGTCGTGTCTTCCGTGGGAAAATCGCGGTTGGTGATCAAGTATCTTTAATTAAATTAGACGGTACAATTAAAAACTTCCGTGTTACTAAATTATTTGGTTTCTTCGGTTTGAAACGTTTGGAAATTAAAGAAGCTAAAGCTGGCGATTTAATTGCGGTTTCTGGTATGGAAGATATTTTCGTCGGTGAAACAGTAACACCGGTTGAACATCAAGATGCGCTACCTATCCTGCACATTGACGAACCAACTTTACAAATGACTTTCTTGGTGAATAACTCACCATTTGCTGGTCGTGAAGGAAAATGGGTAACAGCTCGTAAAATTGAAGAACGTTTGATGTCTCAATTGCAAACTGACGTTTCTTTACGAGTAGATCCAATTGCACCAGATGCTTGGACTGTTTCTGGTCGTGGTGAATTACACTTGTCTATTTTGATTGAAAATATGCGTCGTGAAGGTTACGAGTTGCAAGTATCTCGTCCTGAAGTTATTGAACGTATCGTAGATGGCGTAAAATGTGAGCCTTTTGAACGGGTACAAATTGATACTCCAGAAGAATATATGGGTTCTGTGATTGAAGCGTTGGGTCAACGTAAGGCAGAAATGCAAGATATGATTCACGTCGGCAATGGTCAAATTCGTTTAGTTTTCTTAGCGCCTGCTCGTGGTTTAATTGGTTTTACAACTGAATTTTTATCCATGACACGAGGTTATGGGATTATGAACCATACGTTTGATCAATACTTGCCAATGATTCAAGGTACAATTGGTGGACGCCACCATGGTGCTTTGGTTTCGATGGAAAACGGGAAAGCAACAACTTACTCTATTATGTCTGTTGAAGAACGTGGAACTGTCTTTGTTGAACCAGGTACTGAAGTATACGAAGGTATGATCGTCGGTGAAAATTCTCGGGATAATGACTTAGCGGTTAATATCGTTAAAGCAAAACAAATGACTAACGTCCGTTCTGCAACCAAAGACCAAACTTCTGTCATTAAAAAACCACGTATTTTAACATTAGAAGAATCTTTAGAGTTTCTAAATGATGATGAATATTGTGAAGTAACGCCAGAAAGTATTCGTTTACGTAAACAAATCTTAAATAAAAACGAACGTGAAAAAGCTGCGAAAAAGAAAAAAACTGCAGACAAATAA
- a CDS encoding CAP-associated domain-containing protein → MKRRLIFLLLLFIAILVVYLQPVFFPRQAPAYDNQTNKDVSQTSLKYEPIKVSGYASLIGKNSSELTNILGKPLVSYDSGFGYRVNTYKTENKTSYIAANIRNGKVAAVKVAGNDDKHTTPFKSGMTMNDLTKVTMLYPNFSLDYNGEKIQFELMEEDMNYRPLVAFTNDTFAILFFNQKKSQLMGITYLDKQMLLELAPYTSIDGQLPKVHKTQLTDWDEVNRLKETSAFELLNVLRQLESRSIYTTNFTLQGRADDINADFLKEPRKYLNEERFKQFERMKDVTNPQPFLIVSDEFDQMLKKMKIPAVAGFYYRPMMDTMFQIMSFYSDPYLHTRFLSEGQQKVGVGIAEDNMVILLEDTEETEDSE, encoded by the coding sequence GTGAAACGAAGACTTATCTTTTTATTGCTATTGTTTATAGCAATACTTGTAGTCTATTTACAACCGGTCTTCTTTCCACGGCAAGCTCCCGCCTATGATAATCAGACAAACAAAGATGTGAGTCAAACGAGTTTGAAATATGAGCCGATTAAAGTTTCGGGTTATGCTAGTTTAATTGGTAAAAATTCAAGCGAATTAACGAATATTTTAGGTAAGCCACTGGTTAGTTATGACAGTGGCTTTGGCTATCGTGTGAATACGTATAAGACCGAAAATAAAACCAGCTACATCGCGGCCAATATCCGTAATGGTAAAGTTGCGGCAGTTAAAGTTGCCGGTAATGATGATAAGCATACCACACCGTTTAAATCAGGAATGACCATGAATGATTTAACCAAGGTGACGATGTTATATCCTAATTTCTCACTGGACTATAATGGCGAGAAAATTCAGTTTGAATTGATGGAAGAAGATATGAATTATCGTCCCTTAGTCGCTTTTACCAACGATACCTTTGCTATTCTTTTTTTCAATCAAAAAAAATCACAGCTGATGGGAATTACCTATCTGGATAAACAAATGCTACTAGAGTTAGCTCCATATACGTCCATTGATGGACAACTTCCCAAAGTTCACAAAACGCAGCTAACAGATTGGGATGAAGTTAATCGCTTAAAGGAGACCTCGGCTTTTGAATTGTTAAACGTCTTGCGGCAATTAGAAAGTCGCTCTATCTATACAACCAACTTTACATTACAAGGTCGCGCCGACGATATTAATGCCGACTTTTTAAAAGAGCCCCGCAAATATTTGAATGAAGAACGTTTTAAACAATTTGAACGTATGAAAGATGTTACAAATCCACAACCTTTTTTAATTGTTAGTGATGAATTTGATCAAATGTTAAAAAAAATGAAGATTCCGGCTGTTGCAGGTTTTTATTATCGTCCCATGATGGATACGATGTTTCAAATTATGTCCTTTTATAGCGATCCATATTTGCATACGCGCTTTTTAAGTGAAGGGCAACAAAAAGTTGGGGTTGGCATTGCAGAAGACAATATGGTAATCTTGTTAGAGGATACTGAAGAAACTGAGGATAGTGAATAA
- a CDS encoding UPF0223 family protein, whose protein sequence is MREYQYPLDLSWTTQEMVVVMKMWETLEVAYEKGTTAESFLAVYQQFKKVVPSIGEERRLGKEFETLSGYSLYHTVKVAKENPKGKLKVTN, encoded by the coding sequence ATGCGGGAATATCAATATCCTCTTGATTTGTCTTGGACAACACAGGAGATGGTGGTTGTCATGAAAATGTGGGAAACACTAGAAGTTGCATACGAAAAAGGCACTACAGCCGAAAGTTTTTTGGCGGTTTATCAACAGTTTAAAAAAGTTGTTCCAAGTATTGGAGAGGAACGTCGCTTGGGCAAAGAATTTGAAACTTTATCAGGGTATTCCTTATACCATACAGTAAAGGTGGCCAAGGAAAATCCCAAAGGAAAGTTGAAGGTGACCAATTAG
- a CDS encoding inositol monophosphatase family protein — translation MEAMVNEIKTWIYEAGEVIKKSFQADDLVIDTKSGRTDLVTNLDKATQEFLTQRIMNFDPEAKILGEENGKDNLDDFSGRVFVIDPIDGTMNFVLEQENFCIMVAVYENGVGKLGFVYDVMKNEFLWGGRGIGVYCNDKKIDAPKDIALSEGLIGLNHVMYQKDSWHVQKMGEIALGVRMTGCAGYELIGLAMGRRAAYISRLAPWDYAAGGVLIEELGLRMSNINGEALKLAGRELFVAATPKAYENIMEIKG, via the coding sequence ATGGAAGCAATGGTAAATGAAATTAAAACTTGGATTTATGAAGCTGGCGAAGTTATCAAAAAAAGTTTTCAAGCAGATGATTTAGTCATCGATACAAAGAGCGGTCGCACAGATTTAGTCACAAATTTGGATAAAGCAACCCAAGAATTTCTGACACAACGAATTATGAATTTTGATCCTGAGGCAAAAATTTTAGGCGAAGAAAATGGGAAAGATAACCTAGATGATTTTAGCGGGCGTGTTTTTGTCATTGATCCAATCGATGGTACGATGAATTTTGTTTTGGAACAAGAAAACTTTTGTATTATGGTAGCAGTCTATGAAAATGGTGTAGGAAAATTGGGCTTTGTTTATGATGTCATGAAAAATGAATTTTTGTGGGGCGGTCGCGGTATTGGTGTGTATTGCAATGATAAAAAAATCGATGCACCAAAAGATATTGCCTTATCTGAAGGCTTAATTGGCTTAAACCACGTAATGTATCAAAAAGACAGTTGGCACGTGCAAAAGATGGGAGAAATTGCCCTAGGCGTACGTATGACAGGTTGTGCAGGCTATGAGTTAATTGGTCTGGCAATGGGAAGAAGAGCGGCTTATATCTCACGTTTGGCTCCTTGGGACTATGCTGCCGGCGGTGTTTTGATTGAAGAATTGGGACTACGCATGTCTAATATAAATGGTGAAGCCTTAAAACTGGCGGGCCGGGAACTTTTTGTCGCAGCAACTCCCAAAGCTTATGAAAATATTATGGAAATTAAGGGTTGA
- a CDS encoding YlbF family regulator, which yields MNNVIYDETTLHLVQLCENLSDKICQSLIFQQYEQTRSEMQQDEKAIAARKTFQKAKASYEELSRFGSYAPGIKEQTKTLYQKKRQLDMCETVADFRQAETQLQALLDGVCQQVANSFSEEIKVAYGNPFFETRKSDCGGNCHAS from the coding sequence GTGAATAACGTGATTTACGATGAAACAACCTTACATTTAGTACAATTGTGTGAGAATTTAAGTGATAAGATTTGTCAAAGTCTTATCTTTCAACAATATGAGCAAACCCGTAGTGAGATGCAACAAGATGAAAAAGCTATTGCTGCTAGAAAAACTTTTCAAAAAGCAAAAGCAAGTTATGAAGAATTAAGTCGTTTTGGCTCCTATGCGCCAGGGATTAAAGAACAAACAAAAACACTCTATCAAAAAAAAAGGCAGCTAGATATGTGTGAAACAGTGGCGGACTTTCGCCAAGCTGAAACCCAATTGCAAGCATTACTTGATGGTGTTTGCCAACAAGTTGCCAACAGTTTTTCTGAAGAGATTAAAGTAGCATACGGAAATCCCTTTTTTGAAACTAGAAAGTCTGATTGTGGAGGAAATTGTCATGCAAGTTGA
- a CDS encoding YlbG family protein — translation MQVDTTIEFKPKQRRGLIVWVYSLRQLKNLKRYGLVHYVSRKLKYVVLYLDEAGFEETMAKIEHLHFVRNVEPSYRPDVEMNFADKIGTKAAYQVADDDGFDVEELNTTIRLAENV, via the coding sequence ATGCAAGTTGATACAACAATTGAATTTAAACCAAAACAAAGACGTGGTCTGATCGTTTGGGTCTATAGCTTGCGTCAATTAAAAAATTTGAAACGCTATGGCTTGGTGCATTACGTTTCCCGCAAACTAAAATATGTTGTGCTATATTTAGACGAGGCAGGTTTTGAAGAAACCATGGCAAAAATCGAACATTTGCATTTTGTTCGTAACGTTGAGCCATCTTATCGACCAGATGTTGAAATGAATTTTGCTGATAAAATTGGGACTAAAGCTGCTTACCAAGTCGCCGATGATGATGGTTTTGACGTAGAAGAATTGAATACAACCATTCGTTTAGCTGAAAATGTCTAA
- a CDS encoding FtsW/RodA/SpoVE family cell cycle protein has product MPQKIKKRHLLDYSILIPYLILCVLGLVMVFSSTSYLLVEQGQNFMSSVINQAVFWLLSLVAISFIYKMKTDVIRNKAFASMAMIIVIVLLLVVLVIGKEVNGAKGWLSFGPVNIQPAEFFKITTIWFLALKLSTRQKTIQGQTFLNTVFRPLVYVIFGLLLIALLPDFGNAAVITLIAFSVIMASGINYLYTLVLGIVGVVGSFGVIQLINLTKGKLIPAHVYSRFAIYQNPFKDEFNLGHQMVNGYYAIYNGGLFGRGLGNSIQKKGFLKFAHTDYIFAIVIEELGLIVALLVLALLFYMIARIFLVGIRSSDAFNSMMCIGIGSLFLIQVFVNLGGITGIIPLTGITFPFLSQGGSSLLMLSICVGFALNISADEKKKQYGITTSKPMKKRLPQKNELS; this is encoded by the coding sequence TTGCCACAAAAAATAAAGAAACGTCACCTGTTGGATTATAGTATTCTAATTCCTTACCTCATTTTATGTGTTTTGGGTTTGGTGATGGTATTTAGTTCAACTTCTTATCTTTTAGTTGAACAAGGTCAGAATTTTATGAGTTCGGTCATCAACCAAGCTGTTTTTTGGCTTTTAAGTTTGGTGGCCATCAGTTTTATTTACAAGATGAAAACAGATGTTATTCGCAATAAAGCATTTGCCTCCATGGCAATGATCATTGTGATCGTATTACTTTTAGTCGTTTTAGTAATTGGTAAAGAAGTTAATGGTGCAAAAGGTTGGTTGTCTTTTGGTCCGGTTAATATTCAGCCAGCAGAGTTTTTTAAAATTACAACGATTTGGTTTTTAGCGTTGAAGCTTTCAACGCGGCAAAAAACTATTCAAGGTCAGACTTTTTTAAACACAGTTTTTCGACCATTAGTCTATGTTATTTTCGGGTTGCTTTTAATTGCCCTATTGCCTGACTTTGGGAATGCGGCTGTCATTACCCTGATTGCTTTTTCTGTCATTATGGCAAGTGGGATTAACTACTTGTATACATTAGTTTTAGGAATTGTTGGTGTAGTGGGCTCTTTTGGTGTGATTCAGTTGATTAATTTGACTAAAGGTAAATTAATCCCAGCACATGTTTATAGTCGCTTTGCGATTTATCAAAATCCCTTTAAAGATGAGTTTAATTTAGGGCATCAAATGGTAAATGGTTATTATGCCATTTATAATGGGGGACTTTTTGGCCGTGGTTTGGGCAATAGCATTCAGAAAAAAGGCTTTTTGAAATTTGCCCACACCGATTATATTTTTGCAATTGTAATAGAAGAATTAGGTTTGATTGTAGCGTTGTTGGTTTTAGCCTTGTTGTTTTACATGATTGCGCGGATTTTTCTAGTGGGAATCCGCTCAAGTGATGCCTTTAATTCGATGATGTGTATTGGGATTGGCTCACTATTTTTGATTCAGGTTTTTGTTAACTTAGGGGGAATTACCGGTATCATTCCTTTGACTGGGATTACTTTTCCCTTTTTAAGTCAAGGGGGATCATCGCTTTTAATGCTTTCTATCTGTGTTGGTTTTGCACTAAATATTAGTGCGGATGAAAAGAAAAAGCAGTATGGTATTACAACAAGTAAGCCGATGAAAAAAAGGTTACCGCAAAAAAATGAGTTAAGCTGA
- a CDS encoding YlaN family protein, translated as MDSISHEFALELLMQDADRIKKLIRNQKNSLCISQCKAFEEVVDTQMYGLSRQVTFAVRLGIIKSDEGHQLLSDLERELNRLYSEVYEDQKTNKEA; from the coding sequence ATGGATTCAATTTCTCATGAATTTGCTTTGGAATTATTGATGCAAGATGCCGACCGCATTAAAAAATTAATTCGCAATCAAAAAAATAGTTTATGTATTTCTCAATGTAAAGCTTTTGAGGAAGTGGTTGATACACAAATGTACGGCTTGTCTCGTCAAGTAACCTTCGCGGTGCGCCTAGGCATCATAAAAAGTGATGAAGGGCATCAGTTATTGAGTGATTTGGAAAGAGAATTAAATCGCTTATATTCTGAGGTTTACGAAGATCAAAAGACGAACAAGGAGGCGTAA